In one window of Rhodococcus opacus B4 DNA:
- a CDS encoding DUF2637 domain-containing protein produces MNDLSIRAARIQVRALIAALIVAISIAIGITTGAFVLSFAVQRDLALQAGIPHYLTWIFPAIVDGAILGATIAVVALSKISGRATGKRFFLWLAVVVVFISVFGNAYHARRAGEEAARNVAAGMDLGFTPLTPTGASLIAIIPPLLVLAFTHGVGILIKAIGTAHTEYNALCNDIASRSVEERESSGAVSTRLNPQVPDPKAQDSFRSINSITGNASNAGVDIDIDVDAAETQVAGVRTSRDATSDDIAEAWPTGVDRCDGEDDVVAEVVADDLDVACNELATAETETPVLPDELQTTEYLLAFIESSKLDPMVKETARLKIEHPDATFAALAEATGEKWASTALRRYNKAKDLAVEAGFRTPPLPLTDEATDNGSDESESTPYELVGVR; encoded by the coding sequence ATGAATGACCTTAGTATTCGAGCAGCACGAATCCAGGTCCGCGCGCTGATTGCGGCTCTGATCGTTGCGATTTCCATTGCAATTGGCATCACCACAGGGGCCTTTGTGTTGTCCTTTGCCGTGCAACGCGACCTCGCGTTGCAAGCCGGGATCCCGCACTACCTCACCTGGATCTTCCCGGCCATCGTCGACGGCGCAATCCTCGGCGCAACGATCGCGGTTGTTGCGCTGAGCAAGATCAGTGGCCGCGCGACAGGAAAGCGGTTCTTCCTCTGGCTCGCCGTCGTCGTGGTCTTCATCAGTGTCTTCGGCAACGCCTACCATGCCCGCCGAGCCGGGGAAGAAGCTGCCCGCAACGTCGCGGCCGGCATGGACCTGGGCTTCACACCGCTGACGCCGACAGGCGCATCGCTCATTGCGATCATCCCGCCGTTGCTGGTGTTGGCGTTCACCCACGGTGTCGGCATCCTCATCAAGGCAATCGGTACAGCACACACCGAGTACAACGCCCTATGCAACGACATCGCCAGCAGGTCGGTTGAGGAGCGAGAGAGCTCAGGCGCAGTCAGCACCCGGCTAAACCCGCAGGTCCCAGACCCCAAGGCCCAGGACAGTTTCAGAAGCATTAACAGCATTACTGGCAATGCCAGCAATGCTGGCGTCGATATCGATATCGATGTCGATGCCGCAGAAACCCAGGTTGCGGGAGTGCGAACGTCACGCGATGCAACGAGCGACGACATTGCGGAGGCGTGGCCTACCGGCGTTGACCGTTGCGATGGCGAAGATGACGTCGTTGCAGAGGTCGTTGCGGACGACCTGGACGTTGCGTGCAACGAGCTCGCAACGGCCGAGACCGAGACCCCGGTGTTGCCCGATGAGCTGCAAACCACGGAATACCTGCTCGCCTTCATCGAGTCGAGCAAGCTCGATCCGATGGTCAAGGAGACCGCCAGACTGAAGATCGAGCATCCAGACGCAACGTTCGCAGCACTTGCGGAGGCGACCGGGGAGAAGTGGGCGAGCACTGCATTGCGCCGTTACAACAAGGCCAAGGACCTCGCAGTTGAAGCCGGATTCCGTACCCCGCCACTCCCGCTTACCGACGAGGCAACAGACAACGGCAGCGACGAATCCGAATCGACACCGTACGAGCTGGTAGGTGTCCGCTAG
- a CDS encoding ParA family protein: protein MPPPRTHVVPQRDAVALHRVTAVINGKGGVFKTTLAANISGLLAESGYKVLLVDLDPQGNIAEDLGYTYGEIDDEGKNLAQALSFGDPITPVRDIRPNLDIIPGGTHLSMATAALASKATKDPLGAKLALATALAPLAGEYDMVLIDCPPGDETLQTAAAAAAKWLLVPTKTDGSSRKGMAAVAARLTSVMDVNEELDLLGVVLVGVGANSTSVQRTAREGIATAFGGDADDVVFEKMVRHSEATALAIRERGVLVHELDDVVQSGPKWYEVVRGSAKAQEHAPKSAKEVAADLLAVCQEMVQRITEAEASEVAAS, encoded by the coding sequence ATGCCACCACCTCGCACGCACGTAGTCCCGCAACGCGATGCGGTCGCGTTGCATCGAGTCACCGCAGTAATCAACGGGAAGGGGGGAGTGTTCAAGACGACCCTGGCCGCGAACATCTCTGGTTTGCTGGCCGAGTCTGGTTACAAGGTCCTTCTCGTCGATCTCGACCCGCAGGGCAATATTGCGGAGGATCTCGGCTACACGTACGGCGAGATCGACGACGAGGGCAAAAATCTCGCGCAGGCTCTATCGTTCGGTGATCCAATCACCCCGGTCCGCGATATTCGCCCCAACCTCGACATCATCCCGGGCGGAACGCATCTGTCGATGGCTACCGCCGCGCTGGCCTCGAAAGCGACGAAAGACCCGCTAGGTGCAAAGTTGGCCCTCGCGACGGCTCTGGCGCCGCTGGCAGGCGAGTACGACATGGTGCTCATCGACTGCCCTCCCGGCGACGAGACACTGCAAACTGCTGCCGCTGCGGCCGCAAAGTGGCTGCTCGTCCCGACGAAGACAGACGGGTCGAGCCGCAAAGGCATGGCAGCCGTCGCGGCCCGCCTCACCTCGGTCATGGACGTCAACGAGGAGCTGGACCTCCTCGGCGTTGTCCTCGTCGGTGTGGGCGCGAACTCCACGTCCGTACAGAGAACGGCTCGTGAAGGAATCGCCACGGCGTTCGGTGGGGACGCCGACGACGTCGTGTTCGAGAAGATGGTGAGGCATTCAGAAGCCACAGCGCTCGCGATCCGGGAGCGGGGAGTGCTGGTCCATGAGCTCGACGACGTCGTCCAGAGCGGACCGAAGTGGTACGAAGTCGTTCGCGGTAGTGCCAAGGCCCAGGAGCACGCACCAAAAAGCGCGAAAGAGGTCGCCGCGGACTTGCTGGCCGTATGCCAAGAGATGGTGCAACGCATCACTGAGGCTGAGGCCTCGGAGGTGGCGGCATCGTGA
- a CDS encoding SDR family NAD(P)-dependent oxidoreductase, with amino-acid sequence MGYFEGRVVAITGAGAGIGRELALQLVQSGAHLALSDSSESQLLATADLCADGPGDIYTSVVDVTDRAAVLAHSTDVASRFGRVDALINNAGVLFAGDVLDTTFEDYERVVDVDFWGVVNGTKAFLPHVMRSDRGHIVNISSAFGLMAAPSYSAYNAAKFAVRGFTESLRQEMVLGGHRVKVTCVHPGGIRTTIARTARHAAGVDGTELADSFERRIARTDPNVAARTILRGVQRGSARVLIGADARAVDMVTRTLGARYLSILPALKKLGA; translated from the coding sequence ATGGGCTACTTCGAGGGTCGTGTCGTCGCAATAACAGGAGCCGGGGCGGGAATTGGACGCGAGCTAGCTCTACAGCTCGTTCAATCTGGCGCACATCTGGCGCTGTCAGACTCGTCGGAGTCTCAACTGCTTGCTACCGCTGACCTGTGCGCAGACGGCCCCGGAGACATCTATACGTCGGTTGTCGATGTGACGGACCGAGCTGCCGTACTCGCCCATTCAACAGATGTCGCTTCTCGATTCGGCCGAGTTGACGCTCTGATCAACAATGCCGGCGTACTTTTTGCCGGCGACGTCCTGGACACGACCTTCGAGGACTACGAGCGAGTGGTCGACGTTGACTTCTGGGGAGTCGTCAACGGAACGAAGGCCTTCCTTCCACACGTGATGCGCTCAGATCGAGGGCACATCGTCAACATCTCCTCGGCCTTTGGGTTGATGGCCGCTCCGTCGTATTCCGCCTACAACGCGGCCAAGTTCGCCGTACGGGGCTTCACTGAGTCGCTCCGCCAGGAAATGGTTCTCGGGGGACATCGGGTAAAGGTGACCTGCGTTCACCCAGGTGGCATTCGGACCACCATCGCGCGCACTGCTAGGCACGCGGCAGGAGTAGACGGGACCGAACTCGCTGATTCATTCGAGCGGCGTATCGCGAGAACAGATCCGAATGTCGCCGCTCGGACGATCCTCCGTGGCGTTCAGCGCGGGTCTGCGCGCGTCTTGATCGGCGCAGACGCCAGAGCGGTCGACATGGTTACGCGAACGCTCGGAGCGCGTTATCTGTCCATCCTGCCCGCCCTGAAGAAGCTTGGTGCGTAG
- a CDS encoding GAF domain-containing protein: MATKWLLVSTFGGAVPSIVGQGRTPKPFVPLEQVIKSRRSFADATSAITEVMAHPTKIDRLSSDGLRRVIADPLCTFEGRLHAIYLWVGSAEEKVAQRDPAGAWYFNLTDFKVSGSDDLFDLYGVAPENRRSEAAMAGAFDRLDTGVDEGHALAKIVKSTPGMEHQAVWTVKRDDGARRAAHFSCRAVEERPDPNSDRKVVILRGVTHDIGPADDVPTAPPPVILEHRVLDAKLKPGEYLAYVDHKKLSLLKWRGNPMPGIAWEGGVGEPTPAMHPDDVEVARRLSADLARGSTSGVIRFRGLDGEWKPLHLEVSLMAFDQHTMGALVTVSAAP; encoded by the coding sequence ATGGCGACAAAGTGGTTGCTGGTAAGTACGTTCGGGGGCGCGGTGCCGTCGATTGTGGGGCAGGGCCGTACACCCAAGCCCTTCGTGCCGTTGGAGCAAGTGATCAAGAGCAGGCGGTCATTTGCAGATGCGACTTCGGCGATCACCGAGGTCATGGCGCACCCGACCAAGATTGACAGGCTTTCCAGTGACGGCCTGCGCCGGGTTATCGCGGACCCCCTCTGCACATTTGAGGGCAGACTTCACGCCATCTATCTGTGGGTCGGATCAGCTGAGGAGAAGGTTGCACAACGTGATCCTGCTGGAGCCTGGTACTTCAATCTAACCGACTTCAAAGTCAGTGGTAGCGATGATCTTTTCGACCTTTATGGGGTAGCGCCCGAGAATCGTAGATCTGAGGCTGCAATGGCCGGGGCGTTCGACAGGTTGGATACCGGCGTCGACGAGGGGCACGCACTAGCCAAGATCGTTAAGTCGACCCCGGGGATGGAACACCAAGCGGTATGGACGGTCAAACGCGACGATGGCGCCCGCCGTGCTGCGCATTTCTCGTGCCGCGCTGTCGAGGAACGGCCCGATCCGAACAGCGATCGGAAGGTCGTGATTCTGAGGGGTGTTACGCATGACATCGGCCCGGCAGACGATGTGCCGACTGCGCCGCCGCCGGTCATTCTGGAACATCGCGTCTTGGACGCCAAGTTGAAGCCTGGTGAGTACCTGGCCTACGTGGATCACAAGAAGCTGAGCCTGCTCAAATGGCGAGGCAACCCGATGCCCGGGATTGCTTGGGAAGGTGGGGTAGGGGAGCCGACGCCGGCGATGCACCCTGATGACGTCGAGGTTGCAAGGCGTCTCTCTGCCGACCTTGCGCGTGGTAGCACCTCCGGTGTTATTCGTTTCCGCGGGCTGGATGGTGAGTGGAAGCCATTGCACCTTGAGGTCTCGTTGATGGCCTTCGACCAGCACACGATGGGTGCACTTGTCACCGTGTCAGCGGCGCCGTAG
- a CDS encoding IS1634 family transposase translates to MFVRTSSRRNKDGATVRYLQLAHNQWDPASKSSKMKVLYNFGRAEEVDRAGIERLIASLARLLDTPALSGASEPGEGLTFCESRPLGGAWALDGLWSRLGIGTAIRRLLGGTRRDAETTERVLFALVANRALAPSSKLAAASWIGEDVHIPGLAATSDDACYRAMDWLVGAEEQLARTVYASVADLLNLEVDLLFFDTTSTYFETDEADAPIWRDTRGHLVDVTDDPARDPGAGTDEESGSLEPPAGAVRQAGFRAYGKSKDHRDDLPQVVIGMAVTRTGIPVRVWSWPGNTTDSALIRQVKADMRDWNLSRIVWVADRGFASAENRRYLQRAGGGYILGERLRSGSAEATAALSRQGRYRDVTDGLRVKEVRLGDHERFVIAHNPDTAVRDAAVRADMLDRLRETIADTDKLTVTKRAELRGVLSTKPGLNRYLRVTPGGLLRVDAKAIAAEAKLDGKYLLRTNEPHLSAEDIALGYKQLLEVERGWRDMKQILDLRPVHHRLEDRIRAHVLLCWLALLLIRIVETTTDQTWTTTRRELQRLHVGHFTGPAGTYRQTTALTPAQRSILTRLDVTPPPRILELTAG, encoded by the coding sequence ATGTTCGTGAGGACATCGTCACGGCGGAACAAGGACGGCGCCACGGTGCGGTACCTGCAGCTGGCACACAATCAATGGGATCCGGCAAGCAAGTCGTCGAAGATGAAGGTGCTCTACAACTTCGGCCGCGCCGAGGAGGTGGACCGGGCCGGAATCGAGCGGCTGATCGCGTCACTGGCCCGGCTGCTGGACACCCCGGCGTTGTCCGGGGCGTCGGAGCCGGGTGAGGGGCTGACGTTCTGCGAGTCCCGCCCGCTGGGCGGGGCATGGGCGCTCGACGGCCTGTGGTCCCGGCTCGGGATCGGCACTGCGATTCGCCGGCTGTTGGGCGGTACCCGCCGGGACGCCGAGACCACCGAGCGGGTGCTGTTCGCACTCGTCGCCAACCGAGCGTTGGCGCCGTCGTCGAAGCTGGCTGCGGCGTCCTGGATCGGCGAGGACGTGCACATTCCGGGGCTGGCGGCCACCAGCGACGACGCCTGCTACCGAGCGATGGACTGGCTGGTCGGGGCCGAGGAGCAGCTGGCCCGCACCGTGTACGCATCGGTGGCGGATCTGTTGAACCTCGAGGTCGACCTGCTGTTCTTCGACACCACCTCCACCTACTTCGAGACCGACGAGGCCGACGCGCCGATCTGGCGCGACACCCGCGGCCACCTCGTCGACGTCACCGACGATCCCGCCCGCGATCCCGGCGCCGGCACGGATGAGGAGTCCGGCAGTCTCGAGCCGCCGGCGGGAGCGGTGCGGCAGGCCGGGTTCCGGGCATACGGCAAATCGAAGGACCACCGCGACGACCTGCCGCAGGTGGTGATCGGGATGGCCGTGACCCGCACCGGCATCCCGGTGCGGGTCTGGTCCTGGCCGGGCAACACCACCGATTCGGCGCTGATCCGGCAGGTCAAGGCCGACATGCGGGACTGGAACCTCTCGCGGATCGTCTGGGTCGCCGACCGCGGGTTCGCCTCCGCCGAGAACCGCCGGTACCTCCAGCGCGCCGGCGGCGGCTACATCCTCGGCGAGCGACTGCGCTCCGGCTCCGCCGAGGCCACCGCCGCGCTGTCCCGACAGGGCCGCTACCGCGACGTCACCGACGGCCTGCGCGTGAAGGAGGTCCGCCTCGGCGACCACGAGCGGTTCGTGATCGCCCACAACCCCGATACGGCGGTCCGCGACGCCGCCGTCCGCGCCGACATGCTCGACCGGCTGCGCGAGACGATCGCCGACACCGACAAGCTCACCGTCACCAAGCGGGCCGAACTGCGCGGCGTGCTCTCCACCAAGCCGGGCCTGAACCGCTACCTGCGCGTCACCCCGGGTGGGCTGCTCCGGGTCGACGCGAAGGCGATCGCCGCGGAGGCCAAGCTCGACGGCAAGTACCTGCTGCGCACCAACGAACCCCACCTGTCCGCCGAGGACATCGCCCTGGGCTACAAGCAACTACTCGAGGTCGAACGCGGCTGGCGGGACATGAAACAGATCCTCGACCTGCGCCCGGTCCACCACCGGCTCGAGGACCGCATCCGCGCCCACGTCCTGCTGTGCTGGCTGGCGCTGCTGCTGATCCGCATCGTCGAGACCACCACCGACCAGACCTGGACCACCACCCGCCGCGAGCTGCAGCGCCTGCACGTCGGCCACTTCACCGGCCCCGCCGGCACCTACCGCCAGACCACCGCGCTCACCCCGGCGCAGCGGAGCATCCTCACCCGCCTCGACGTCACACCCCCGCCGCGGATCCTCGAACTCACCGCCGGCTGA
- a CDS encoding helix-turn-helix domain-containing protein, whose translation MVGYSSGRTPGVDEVPRSGVRGFRGDKLREQRVKARLTPDDLAARIGTTRQAVSTWETGRSRPAPEMLGLLAEALDTSIAVLVPIPAGKLRMSDLRVRAALNQRNAAARLGIGATTLAEVENGVKPVRDDLVPKIAELYGVDKRIVAEAWKRGHEHRETRAKNL comes from the coding sequence ATGGTCGGATACAGCAGTGGTCGGACCCCGGGAGTTGATGAAGTGCCTCGCAGCGGAGTCAGAGGATTCCGGGGTGACAAGCTCCGCGAACAGCGAGTGAAGGCGCGGCTCACGCCGGACGATCTCGCGGCCCGAATCGGTACAACTCGTCAGGCAGTCTCGACCTGGGAAACTGGACGGTCAAGGCCGGCACCGGAAATGCTTGGCCTTCTTGCCGAAGCCCTAGATACATCAATCGCTGTGCTCGTGCCGATCCCGGCGGGCAAGCTCAGAATGAGCGACCTTCGAGTGCGGGCAGCGCTGAATCAACGAAACGCAGCCGCCCGGCTCGGAATCGGGGCCACTACGTTGGCCGAGGTCGAGAACGGGGTAAAGCCTGTCCGCGATGACCTTGTGCCCAAGATTGCCGAGCTCTACGGGGTCGATAAGCGGATCGTTGCAGAGGCATGGAAGCGCGGTCATGAACATCGAGAGACACGCGCGAAGAACCTATAA